The following coding sequences are from one SAR86 cluster bacterium window:
- a CDS encoding type II secretion system protein GspI, protein MKGFTLVELLIALLILALVTTAGISSLNFSTKNSIELQSDFYLRTVAENLLLKSYLDQSFLTNNQTSGEVNMMGKRIIWKRAISLNKNLNSLNINLTAENPATKKIVSLEIYKAVK, encoded by the coding sequence ATGAAAGGCTTTACGCTAGTAGAGTTACTTATAGCTTTGCTCATTTTAGCTCTAGTTACCACGGCGGGTATAAGCAGTCTCAATTTTTCTACAAAAAACTCTATTGAACTGCAAAGCGATTTTTATCTTCGAACAGTTGCTGAAAATTTACTGTTGAAATCTTATTTAGATCAAAGTTTTCTGACCAACAATCAAACTTCTGGAGAAGTCAATATGATGGGTAAGCGAATAATTTGGAAGAGGGCTATCAGTTTAAATAAAAATCTTAATTCACTTAACATCAATTTAACTGCTGAGAATCCAGCAACTAAAAAAATAGTAAGTTTAGAAATATACAAAGCTGTCAAATGA
- the tadA gene encoding Flp pilus assembly complex ATPase component TadA, with protein MKNDETFLDYNYSKDHQIILSKNKESSVLFYTEDAELSLIAYIQKKYDDSFVLSKLEFSDFNKKLSDIFTENSSNSSDLVQGVDESIDLDTLASDLPKTEDLLDDSNEAPVIKLINAVLAEAIKDGASDIHIEPYEEYLSIRFRVDGILKEKLKPSSRVSSLLNARIKIMSNLDIAERRVPQDGRMSLKLGEKWVDIRVSTLPSSYGERIVLRLLDKAEASLDLKELGMNDQIMQNYLDQLKNTSGIILVTGPTGSGKTTTLYSGLSYLNDNTRNILTVEDPIEYALNGIGQTQVNQKVGMSFSKGLRAILRQDPDVVMVGEIRDKETAETAIQASLTGHLVLSTVHTNDAVGAITRLYDMGVEPYLLASTLKLVIAQRLVRKLDEKNEFSGRTGIYESLVVDDEIKNLIHENKSENEIKKISNKKFDSIYQDGLKKVEKGITSEVELKRVLKESE; from the coding sequence ATGAAGAATGACGAAACTTTTTTAGATTATAACTATTCTAAAGATCATCAAATTATTCTCAGTAAGAATAAAGAGTCTTCGGTTCTTTTTTATACCGAGGACGCCGAACTAAGTTTAATCGCCTATATACAAAAAAAATATGATGATTCATTCGTATTGAGCAAGCTTGAGTTTAGCGATTTCAATAAAAAACTTTCGGATATTTTTACTGAAAATTCATCTAATTCATCAGATTTAGTTCAGGGCGTTGATGAGAGTATTGATTTAGACACACTTGCCTCAGATTTGCCTAAAACAGAGGATTTATTAGACGACAGTAACGAAGCGCCTGTCATTAAACTTATTAATGCAGTTCTTGCTGAGGCTATCAAAGATGGAGCTTCGGATATTCACATAGAGCCATACGAAGAATACTTATCGATTAGATTTAGAGTTGATGGGATATTGAAAGAAAAATTAAAACCTAGTTCTAGAGTTTCCTCCCTTTTAAATGCTCGAATTAAAATTATGTCCAATCTTGATATCGCGGAAAGAAGGGTGCCTCAAGACGGAAGAATGTCTCTAAAACTTGGAGAGAAGTGGGTTGATATAAGGGTATCAACTTTGCCCTCAAGTTATGGCGAAAGAATTGTTTTGAGATTGCTAGATAAAGCAGAAGCAAGCTTAGATTTAAAAGAATTAGGGATGAATGATCAAATCATGCAAAATTATTTGGATCAATTAAAAAATACTAGTGGAATTATTTTGGTAACTGGGCCAACCGGCTCGGGCAAAACAACAACATTGTATTCAGGTTTGAGTTATTTAAATGACAACACAAGAAATATCCTTACAGTTGAAGACCCCATAGAATATGCTCTGAATGGCATTGGGCAAACACAAGTAAATCAAAAAGTAGGCATGTCTTTTTCTAAAGGATTAAGAGCAATTTTAAGACAAGACCCTGACGTGGTTATGGTCGGAGAGATTAGAGATAAAGAAACTGCAGAAACTGCCATTCAAGCAAGTCTAACTGGACACTTGGTTTTATCTACTGTTCATACCAATGATGCAGTAGGTGCAATTACACGATTGTATGACATGGGAGTCGAACCATATTTACTTGCAAGCACTTTAAAGCTGGTAATTGCACAAAGGTTGGTTAGAAAGTTAGACGAAAAAAATGAATTTTCAGGAAGAACAGGTATTTATGAATCTTTGGTAGTTGATGACGAAATTAAGAATTTGATTCATGAGAATAAAAGTGAAAATGAAATAAAAAAAATATCCAATAAAAAATTTGATTCCATTTATCAAGATGGATTGAAAAAAGTTGAAAAAGGAATAACGAGTGAAGTTGAGCTAAAAAGGGTGCTAAAGGAAAGCGAATAG
- the gspG gene encoding type II secretion system major pseudopilin GspG — protein MKKIKNLKVLIEKGFSLIEILVVLMIIGLLTAVVAINVLPSQDRARVDKATADIRIMEQALELYRLDMYSYPTQREGLEALISTPENHRFKDRYRQGGYIKRLEADPWGNPYQYKRPGKNGSFDLFSFGADGSIGGEGLDSDITNWD, from the coding sequence ATGAAAAAAATTAAGAATCTTAAAGTTTTAATCGAAAAAGGATTTAGCCTTATTGAAATCTTGGTAGTACTCATGATCATCGGTCTTTTAACCGCAGTAGTCGCAATAAATGTTTTGCCAAGCCAAGATAGGGCTAGAGTCGATAAAGCGACCGCAGACATAAGAATCATGGAGCAAGCATTAGAATTATATCGTTTGGATATGTATTCCTATCCAACTCAAAGAGAGGGTTTAGAGGCCTTGATATCGACCCCTGAAAATCACCGCTTCAAAGATAGATATCGCCAAGGTGGATATATAAAGAGACTCGAAGCAGATCCTTGGGGAAATCCTTATCAGTACAAACGACCGGGTAAAAATGGATCATTTGATCTTTTTTCCTTTGGAGCCGATGGCTCTATTGGAGGAGAAGGTTTGGATTCTGACATTACAAACTGGGACTAA
- a CDS encoding type II secretion system F family protein, with the protein MANFSYDALDNSGESESGYLIADSVEEAKNELKNRKLIPLKVKETKKFFHFPFFNSISLSQLSLFSRQLSTLINSGMPIDQSLDSVALQTGSANFSNVIKQVSSKVKSGFKLSESLGEHPKVFDNLFCSLVKAGETSGELGYILNKTSDFLEGRAKMSQEILGALTYPIILFLVSIGVIGLLMVFVVPGVVSQFSGLNQELPLITKIFIAISNALSSYIFYSFLVLIGFGLVILSRIYGLKKIKRSSDKFFLKIPIIKNFLLDADLSRYTSSLSMLRSGGVSIINALEISAETISNLYLKDQLKKISDKVKEGESITSSLTSIPEIPPMVIHMIDNGEKSGKLEEMLEKVSEYLESRFESSTKIAMNMLEPIVVIFLGLFVALIVLAILLPLVQLNTLSSSL; encoded by the coding sequence ATGGCAAATTTTTCTTATGATGCTTTAGACAATTCGGGCGAATCTGAATCGGGATACTTAATTGCCGATTCCGTCGAAGAAGCAAAAAATGAGCTTAAAAATAGAAAATTAATACCTTTAAAAGTAAAAGAAACTAAAAAATTTTTTCATTTTCCCTTTTTTAATTCGATAAGTCTTTCGCAGCTTTCTCTTTTTTCTAGACAGCTGTCTACCTTAATTAATAGTGGCATGCCGATTGATCAATCTTTGGATTCGGTGGCCTTACAAACAGGGTCTGCTAACTTTTCAAATGTTATAAAACAAGTTTCTAGTAAGGTGAAATCTGGATTTAAATTGTCTGAATCCTTAGGTGAACATCCCAAAGTATTTGACAATCTTTTTTGTTCTCTGGTAAAGGCTGGAGAAACTTCAGGAGAGTTAGGGTACATATTGAATAAGACTTCAGATTTTTTAGAGGGCAGAGCAAAAATGTCTCAAGAAATTCTTGGAGCTTTAACATATCCAATAATTTTATTTTTAGTTTCAATTGGTGTGATTGGTCTTTTGATGGTTTTTGTTGTGCCAGGAGTTGTCTCCCAATTTTCAGGACTAAATCAAGAATTACCTTTGATAACTAAAATTTTCATTGCAATATCAAATGCGCTTTCGAGCTATATTTTTTACTCATTCCTCGTTTTAATTGGCTTTGGTTTAGTAATTTTATCTAGAATTTATGGGCTAAAAAAAATCAAAAGAAGCTCAGACAAATTTTTTTTAAAAATACCTATTATTAAAAACTTTTTATTAGATGCCGATCTTTCTAGGTATACCAGTTCGCTTAGTATGTTGAGAAGTGGTGGAGTCTCAATAATAAATGCTTTAGAAATTTCTGCTGAAACCATTTCAAATTTGTATTTGAAAGATCAACTAAAAAAGATTTCAGATAAAGTTAAGGAAGGAGAATCCATTACAAGCTCTTTGACTTCAATACCAGAAATTCCTCCAATGGTTATTCACATGATTGATAACGGAGAAAAGAGTGGCAAGTTAGAAGAAATGCTTGAAAAAGTGTCTGAGTATCTCGAATCACGTTTCGAATCGTCAACAAAAATTGCAATGAATATGCTGGAGCCAATAGTGGTAATTTTTTTGGGTCTATTTGTTGCTTTAATTGTATTAGCTATTTTGTTACCTTTAGTTCAATTGAATACGCTTTCTTCGTCGTTATGA
- the gspK gene encoding type II secretion system minor pseudopilin GspK: protein MIKRIFFSSQNGVALLMVLFITSIISIVGYGLFSLIINTSEDQKRYVSEQSSLITILSLESFALNYLNDEANRKKLLVTSSDNSSPINFPLDRGALDARIKDMSFCFNLNLLVTNDYLSQSKTIDQDALNIFENLLKSFNIAEITISEISSSLIDWVDLDNFPDKFDGAEDDYYQRLEKNILTPSSDLTNVAELRKIRGVTEEIFNLIKPYICALPKTINTININSMNVGKPNLLIALSNNELSTFEAEMIIKEIPLGGYQKIDQFLNQEIVNQKINSSYSRKILSTESDVFLLKTKITYDEFSFIMRSEIIDDGINFSVVSRKKGEEL from the coding sequence ATGATTAAAAGAATATTTTTTTCCTCTCAAAATGGAGTTGCTCTGTTAATGGTGTTATTCATTACCAGTATTATTTCTATAGTAGGTTATGGATTGTTTTCTTTAATAATTAATACTTCCGAAGATCAAAAAAGATACGTTTCTGAGCAATCAAGTTTAATCACTATTTTAAGTCTTGAATCATTTGCGCTTAATTATTTGAACGATGAGGCAAATAGAAAAAAGTTATTGGTGACAAGCTCAGATAATTCTAGCCCGATTAACTTTCCTTTAGATAGAGGCGCGCTTGATGCCAGAATAAAAGACATGAGCTTCTGCTTTAATTTGAATTTATTGGTAACAAATGATTATTTATCCCAATCAAAAACCATTGATCAAGACGCGCTAAATATTTTTGAAAATCTATTGAAAAGTTTTAACATTGCAGAAATAACGATTTCAGAAATTTCATCGTCGCTAATAGATTGGGTCGATCTAGACAATTTCCCCGATAAATTTGATGGTGCTGAAGATGATTACTATCAACGTTTAGAAAAAAATATTCTTACCCCAAGTTCAGATTTAACTAATGTTGCTGAACTGAGGAAAATAAGAGGTGTTACTGAAGAAATTTTTAATTTAATCAAACCTTATATTTGTGCTCTGCCTAAGACAATTAACACCATTAATATAAACAGCATGAACGTTGGTAAGCCCAATTTACTAATAGCTTTAAGCAACAATGAACTTTCAACGTTTGAAGCCGAAATGATCATAAAGGAGATTCCTCTAGGCGGGTACCAAAAAATAGACCAATTTTTAAACCAAGAGATTGTTAACCAGAAGATAAACTCTAGTTATTCGAGGAAAATTTTATCCACTGAATCAGATGTTTTTTTATTAAAAACAAAAATTACTTACGATGAGTTCAGCTTTATAATGCGTAGTGAAATAATTGATGACGGAATAAATTTTAGTGTTGTATCTAGAAAAAAGGGTGAAGAGTTGTGA
- a CDS encoding type II secretion system protein N — MKTFFYLFFVVIVVTLSIILINLPLRTIQPLLTNYFPQITYSDVSGTIWSGKISNLTFANEKLGDLITEMDLRSLEFNLIDSQVKISGKLKLVDYLFTKKFEMYDLDFEIGSRRFIKNLPTLSKINGEKINLTFDLNGCYEASGKTSATILRKSPLNIQSDSSLVAELECRDAKLYGEFESYPDKNFLSGFFYIDNELNYNLSANSKNIFSRLSKIFKGNISENPDVKIKGNIYELFYE, encoded by the coding sequence GTGAAAACTTTTTTTTATTTATTTTTTGTAGTGATTGTTGTCACTTTAAGCATAATCTTAATTAATTTGCCTCTAAGAACAATTCAACCTCTTTTGACAAATTATTTCCCGCAAATTACTTATTCAGATGTAAGTGGGACAATTTGGTCTGGAAAAATATCAAACTTAACTTTTGCTAATGAGAAACTCGGAGATTTGATTACGGAAATGGATCTTAGAAGCCTTGAATTCAATTTAATTGATTCCCAAGTTAAAATTTCTGGGAAACTAAAATTAGTTGACTATCTTTTTACTAAAAAATTTGAAATGTATGACTTAGATTTTGAGATCGGCTCAAGAAGATTTATAAAAAATTTACCAACTTTGTCTAAAATAAATGGCGAAAAAATTAATCTAACATTTGACTTGAACGGTTGTTATGAAGCTTCAGGCAAAACAAGCGCAACCATTCTAAGAAAAAGCCCACTAAACATTCAATCCGACAGTAGCTTGGTAGCGGAGCTAGAATGCAGAGACGCTAAACTTTATGGTGAATTTGAAAGCTACCCTGATAAAAATTTCCTTTCAGGTTTTTTTTATATAGATAATGAATTGAATTATAATCTTTCTGCTAATTCAAAAAATATATTCTCTAGGCTTTCGAAAATATTTAAAGGCAATATTTCTGAAAATCCCGACGTTAAAATTAAGGGAAATATCTATGAATTATTTTATGAATAA
- a CDS encoding prepilin peptidase produces the protein MLLGLIFGSSLNSIGFRLPLILNYERKSPHLPSLNLFWPRSFCSSCGRQISWINLIPVYGFLRQRGSCNFCKKKITLEYPFTEIICSLLFIALYFKFGLLSINFYLHLILFLNLILISKIDLNFFKIPFFLNLLILFNVCLINSDTIFQTLLFILITFLALLFVSIVFKILRSREGLGMGDVLLISFLSGLFELEKIPLLILFSSVSGIFFYVVMTYIKNKRNFEIAFGPHIALSGIWMLFIL, from the coding sequence ATGCTTTTGGGCTTAATTTTTGGGAGCTCCTTAAATAGCATAGGTTTCAGATTGCCCTTAATTCTCAATTATGAAAGAAAATCTCCTCATTTACCGTCGTTAAACCTTTTTTGGCCTAGATCCTTTTGTTCAAGTTGCGGAAGGCAAATCTCATGGATAAATTTAATACCTGTTTATGGATTTTTAAGGCAAAGAGGATCATGTAATTTTTGTAAAAAAAAAATAACACTAGAGTATCCCTTCACAGAAATTATATGTTCTTTACTATTTATCGCCCTTTATTTTAAATTTGGCTTATTAAGCATAAATTTTTATTTACACTTAATACTTTTTTTGAACCTCATACTTATTTCAAAAATTGATCTAAATTTTTTTAAAATACCCTTTTTTCTTAATTTATTGATCTTATTTAATGTTTGTTTAATTAATTCAGATACTATTTTCCAAACACTATTATTTATTTTAATTACCTTTTTAGCATTATTATTTGTCAGTATTGTTTTTAAGATTCTTCGTTCCAGGGAGGGTCTTGGAATGGGCGATGTACTGTTAATTTCTTTTTTATCTGGTTTATTTGAACTAGAAAAAATTCCTTTACTGATTTTATTTTCATCAGTGTCAGGAATTTTTTTTTATGTTGTTATGACGTATATCAAAAACAAAAGAAACTTTGAAATTGCTTTTGGTCCGCACATAGCTTTGTCTGGGATTTGGATGTTATTTATTCTTTGA
- a CDS encoding GspJ family type II secretion system protein, with product MNLNKGYSLIEILVVLSIFSLMSLLILSFTNISVNSSLLVSEETNKLRRLINTSEIIKDDLIHSINKPLKNTNTNYSSSFFAQNDWLEGEPFLEFTRHSESEGVQETGVYQRIKYVLEDGRIERYSTDSLLSEYNTSPITLLVEVDSVNVIAFKERNYNFWPIDESLNLPKFLEITLQFKDDVFQKTFLVDD from the coding sequence ATGAATTTAAACAAAGGGTATAGCTTAATCGAGATACTTGTGGTCTTGTCAATTTTTAGTTTGATGAGCCTCTTAATTTTATCTTTTACAAATATATCGGTTAACAGCTCTTTGTTAGTTTCGGAAGAAACTAATAAGTTAAGAAGGTTAATAAATACTTCTGAAATTATCAAAGATGATTTGATTCATTCTATTAATAAGCCATTAAAAAATACTAATACTAATTATAGTTCGTCATTTTTTGCGCAGAATGATTGGCTTGAAGGAGAGCCTTTCTTAGAGTTTACAAGACATTCTGAAAGCGAAGGAGTTCAGGAAACTGGAGTGTATCAAAGAATTAAATACGTTCTAGAAGATGGGAGAATTGAAAGATATTCTACGGATAGTTTATTGTCAGAATACAATACCAGCCCCATTACACTTCTAGTTGAGGTAGATTCGGTAAATGTCATTGCATTCAAAGAAAGAAATTATAATTTTTGGCCAATTGATGAAAGTTTAAACTTACCAAAATTCCTTGAGATAACCTTGCAATTTAAAGACGATGTTTTTCAAAAGACTTTCTTAGTTGATGATTAA
- a CDS encoding inorganic phosphate transporter, producing METLFLDPFNILLIAGFIGFFMAFGIGANDVANSMGTSVGSKAITLKQAVIIAAIFEFLGAFLAGGEVTSTIRKGIVDPNLYANDVNIFVMGMISALLAGGTWLFIASLRGWPVSTTHSIVGAIIGFVLISKGVDAVSWGKVGNIAMSWVTSPLFSGTLAFGLYISAKKLILDRANPGKAAITFIPFYSFLVAVVISLVTARKGLKHVGIEFSENEIYLFTLIFSIIVATGTAFFLRRNKDQIMREGGIEFAFGLLMIVSASAMAFAHGSNDVANAIGPLAAVVSVVDTGEIGSKSLISPWVLLVGGIGIVFGLATLGSRVISTVGKKITALTPSLGFSAEMATASTVVAATYLGFPISTTHTLVGGVIGVGLAKGAEHLDYASIKRIIASWLVTIPAGAAFTILFYILLRIIFSV from the coding sequence ATGGAAACTTTGTTTTTGGATCCTTTTAACATACTTTTGATTGCAGGATTTATTGGTTTTTTTATGGCTTTCGGCATTGGGGCTAACGATGTTGCAAACTCCATGGGGACTTCTGTAGGAAGCAAAGCTATAACCCTTAAACAAGCAGTAATAATTGCGGCTATTTTTGAATTTTTAGGAGCTTTTTTAGCAGGTGGAGAAGTAACTTCTACAATTAGAAAAGGCATCGTAGATCCAAATCTCTATGCCAATGATGTAAATATATTTGTAATGGGCATGATATCAGCTCTTTTAGCAGGAGGTACTTGGTTGTTTATCGCGAGTTTAAGAGGCTGGCCTGTTTCTACTACTCACTCAATAGTGGGAGCTATTATTGGTTTCGTACTAATTTCTAAGGGAGTAGATGCCGTATCTTGGGGTAAGGTTGGTAATATAGCAATGAGTTGGGTAACTTCCCCTTTATTTTCTGGAACTTTAGCCTTTGGACTTTATATTTCTGCAAAAAAATTAATCTTAGACAGAGCCAATCCTGGAAAAGCAGCTATCACTTTTATTCCATTTTATAGTTTTCTAGTAGCAGTCGTTATTTCACTCGTCACAGCAAGGAAAGGTCTTAAACATGTAGGAATAGAATTTTCAGAAAATGAAATTTATTTATTTACTTTAATTTTTAGCATTATTGTTGCAACTGGAACAGCATTTTTTTTAAGAAGGAATAAAGATCAAATAATGAGAGAAGGCGGCATTGAATTTGCATTTGGATTGCTGATGATAGTTTCTGCTAGCGCCATGGCTTTTGCCCATGGTTCAAATGATGTTGCAAATGCAATTGGACCTTTAGCAGCAGTTGTAAGTGTTGTGGATACTGGCGAAATAGGATCTAAATCTTTAATCAGCCCATGGGTGTTACTTGTTGGAGGTATTGGGATAGTTTTTGGTTTAGCAACTCTAGGTTCCAGGGTCATCTCAACAGTCGGAAAAAAAATTACAGCTCTAACTCCTAGTCTTGGCTTCTCCGCTGAAATGGCCACAGCGTCTACTGTTGTTGCTGCAACTTATCTTGGGTTTCCTATTTCAACTACACATACACTAGTTGGTGGAGTTATAGGTGTTGGTCTAGCTAAAGGCGCAGAACACTTAGATTATGCTTCCATAAAGAGAATAATTGCTTCATGGTTAGTAACTATTCCAGCTGGAGCAGCTTTTACAATTTTATTCTATATTTTATTAAGAATAATTTTTAGTGTGTAA
- the gspM gene encoding type II secretion system protein GspM has product MFSNFNLSKIPNIYQFFFAGFTIAVFFYVILEFNWFLDRQASFYANEKSNVISRIEFLNSIPMDNGENRKIFSGNLSSFLNESSKSFDVIIDRTQPLPDGNISVLINQVRFLDLYNWIISISKNGIDIDQLNLRKSSKDFISAQIILVSD; this is encoded by the coding sequence ATGTTCAGCAATTTTAACCTTTCAAAAATACCAAATATTTACCAATTCTTTTTTGCAGGGTTTACGATTGCTGTCTTTTTTTACGTCATATTAGAATTTAATTGGTTTCTAGATAGACAAGCTAGTTTTTATGCAAACGAAAAATCTAATGTCATATCCAGAATTGAATTTCTAAATTCTATTCCAATGGATAATGGAGAAAATAGAAAAATTTTTTCCGGCAACTTAAGTTCATTTCTAAATGAATCTTCAAAAAGTTTTGATGTGATTATTGATAGAACACAACCCCTGCCAGATGGAAATATCTCTGTATTAATCAATCAAGTAAGATTTTTGGATTTATATAATTGGATAATTTCTATCAGTAAAAACGGCATAGACATTGACCAGCTAAACCTAAGAAAAAGCTCAAAAGATTTTATTTCAGCTCAAATAATTTTAGTTTCAGATTAA
- the gspD gene encoding type II secretion system secretin GspD, producing MARKFLVVCFVTLFSAHSLSVTINMRDANLKAFITDISSITGKTFIIDPRVNANVTVVSNEDLSIDEAYEVFLSVLSVHGFSAVEQDSAVKIIPEINGRQNYTELLSTTTPDDKLVTTTVRPQQTSSVALVTILRPLINSQGHLAIYEPSNTLIIADRASNVRRIEKLIAELDKIPGDRYELVNLKHTSASEISLLAKQIFNENNAGLNANQFNAYAIERNNSLLLVGEDFIVARMLDLIKSLDVEQKGSSTLRVFYLKYAEAIALQEVLSSMSANILSSNQSNQIKTSITAHQETNSLIISAEPDVMIAIEDLISQLDIKRAQVLVEAIIVEISDTLSKELGVQFLYSGDGTDTPIASQRFGSPSPDLTAIVGGEVYDTTSGSTSIPTAAGSLLTLDGFAAGVGKYTKGQESFALILSVLRKDTDSNVLSTPSILTMDNEESSIIVGQEIPITTGESLGANNTNPFRTIDRQEVGVKLRVKPQINEGDSIKLDIQQEVSSILGPVAVGASEIVTNLRSLETVVMVEDNQTIVLGGLIDDDVQEAERKIPLLGDIPLLGRLFKSTTTSRTKKNLAIFLKPSIIRDIGDMSEITNSKYNFLKAEQMLRENKGRPTPNLDILEDLIYPIEKDEE from the coding sequence TTGGCAAGAAAATTTCTCGTTGTATGTTTTGTAACTTTGTTTTCCGCTCATTCACTTTCAGTGACAATAAATATGAGAGATGCAAATCTCAAGGCTTTTATAACCGACATATCTTCTATCACAGGTAAAACATTTATTATCGATCCTAGGGTGAATGCTAACGTTACGGTAGTTTCAAATGAGGATTTAAGTATCGACGAAGCTTATGAAGTCTTCCTCTCGGTTTTGAGTGTTCATGGATTTTCTGCAGTCGAGCAAGATTCCGCAGTAAAAATCATTCCTGAAATTAATGGTAGACAAAATTACACCGAATTACTTTCGACCACTACGCCAGACGATAAACTTGTAACAACCACTGTAAGACCTCAGCAGACATCATCAGTTGCATTGGTAACAATACTAAGACCTTTGATTAATTCTCAAGGTCATCTAGCGATTTATGAACCTTCAAATACATTAATCATTGCAGATCGAGCTTCCAACGTAAGAAGAATTGAGAAGCTTATCGCAGAGCTGGATAAAATTCCTGGCGACAGATATGAATTGGTTAACTTAAAACATACTTCGGCCTCTGAAATTTCTTTATTGGCAAAACAAATATTTAATGAAAACAATGCTGGACTAAACGCCAATCAGTTCAATGCTTACGCTATTGAAAGGAACAATTCACTTCTTCTTGTTGGGGAAGATTTTATTGTCGCTCGTATGCTCGATTTGATAAAAAGTTTAGACGTGGAACAAAAAGGCTCTAGCACCTTGAGAGTTTTCTATCTTAAATATGCTGAGGCCATTGCGCTTCAAGAGGTTTTATCTTCAATGTCAGCAAATATATTAAGCTCCAACCAATCCAATCAGATAAAAACTAGTATTACGGCTCATCAGGAGACAAATTCGTTAATCATTTCGGCGGAACCTGATGTCATGATAGCTATTGAAGACTTGATCTCGCAATTGGATATAAAAAGAGCTCAAGTATTGGTGGAGGCTATCATAGTAGAAATTTCGGATACTTTGTCTAAAGAATTGGGTGTGCAATTCTTATATTCTGGAGACGGTACAGATACACCCATTGCTTCTCAAAGATTTGGGAGCCCTTCACCTGATTTAACAGCCATCGTAGGCGGGGAAGTATACGATACAACTTCTGGTTCAACTTCAATTCCAACTGCGGCAGGATCTTTGTTAACACTGGATGGCTTCGCTGCTGGAGTCGGAAAATATACTAAAGGTCAAGAAAGCTTTGCACTAATTCTTAGCGTTTTAAGAAAGGATACCGACTCAAATGTCTTGTCCACACCTTCGATTTTAACTATGGATAATGAAGAATCCTCCATCATCGTTGGACAAGAAATACCGATTACAACTGGTGAATCTTTAGGTGCTAACAACACTAATCCTTTTAGAACCATCGATAGGCAAGAAGTTGGCGTGAAGTTGAGAGTGAAACCTCAAATCAACGAAGGCGATTCAATTAAGTTAGACATTCAACAAGAGGTCTCAAGTATATTGGGGCCAGTAGCGGTTGGTGCTTCTGAAATTGTTACCAACTTAAGATCTTTAGAAACGGTCGTAATGGTTGAAGACAACCAAACAATCGTCTTGGGAGGATTAATCGATGATGATGTGCAAGAAGCAGAAAGAAAAATACCTCTTTTAGGAGATATTCCGCTTTTGGGAAGACTCTTTAAATCAACTACAACTTCAAGAACCAAAAAAAACTTGGCTATCTTTTTAAAGCCTTCAATAATTCGAGACATTGGCGATATGTCTGAAATCACCAACAGTAAATATAATTTTTTAAAAGCTGAACAAATGTTAAGAGAAAATAAAGGAAGACCAACACCAAATTTAGATATTCTTGAAGACTTAATTTATCCAATTGAGAAAGATGAAGAATGA